Part of the Leptolyngbya sp. BL0902 genome, ATTTCAGATTACCAACCTGCTGCGCCTGCGCCACAATATCCGCGACGACGACGATTTCTACATCAGCAGCCAAGACACCCTACTCACCATCGCCAACACCATCACCGGGGCGCTGACCCTGATGCTGGCGGCGATTGCGGGGATTTCCCTCCTCGTCGGCGGCATCGGCATTATGAATATCATGCTGGTCTCCGTGCGGGAGAGGACTCAGGAAATTGGCCTCCGCAAGGCCATCGGAGCCTCCCAGGGCGATATTTTGGGCCAGTTTTTGATTGAGGCGATCATCCTCTCCGTGGCTGGGGGCATCATCGGCACGGCCCTAGGGGTCAGCGGCATTGTGCTGATTGGCGTTCTCACCCCCTTTGATGCCGGAATTTCCGTTAGCGCCATCGTTATGGCGGTCAGCATTTCCGGCGGCATTGGTCTCTTTTTTGGAGTGTTTCCCGCCCGCCAAGCTGCCCAACTCGATCCCATCGTGGCCCTACGCACGGCTTAGTCGCTTACCCATCGGGTCAGCCAATTCAGTTTGAAGCGCTTTCCAACTCCCCTCTCCTCTCAGGAGAGGGGTTGGGGGTGAGGTCTTCCGGGGACGTTGCGATCTACTGAGATGATGCTAGAAGGAATCCAAATCCAGAGCCTTGGAGCCGCCTTCCTCAATCATGGCCAGAATTTTGCCCAACTGCGACCAGATCAGCAGGCCGCTGAGCAGGGTCATGGGTGCGCCCATGGCGTAGGCCACTTTGCCCGAAAAGCCGAACAGTTCAATGCCCGAAGCGAGGAAGACGCAAACTCCGGCGCAGATGCCAAAGAAGGGAATTTTGAGCTGTGGCCCGCGCAGGGTCGCTAAGATTCGGGTCGAACGATTACGGTTCCAGTCGCCAACGGATTGTTGCAGAGTGGTGCTGAAGGCGTAGCCGGAGGTGACGGCGGCAAGAAAACCCGCCAGGAGCAAAATGTAGGGAGGTTGGGAGTACACGGGTAACGCTCTGAAACAATAATTAATCTTTTGCAATTATAGGGGAGAGGCTTCTCTGAAATACCGCTCCCCTCAGCGGGAAAACCCTAAACCTGAAGCGCCTGACGCAAACCGCCCACCCCCGGCACCAACTGTTCCGCTTGGTCTAGGGAATAGGTGGTTAGGGCTCCCCAGGCGGCCTCTAGGACACGATCCACGGTGATGTCCTCCTTCACCAAGTCCCACAGGCGTTGGACTTCGGCGGTGTGGAGGCGGTCGTTTTCGGTGAGGGCCAGCAGCAGCATTCGGCGCAGGTGTAGCCCCTCCTCGGACATCAGGTAGCGAATGCCAAGGCCAGCGGTGGGCAGAACGTCAAAGTTGCTGTCGCTGCGGGCGATAGCCAGCATATTTTCCAGCCGCTGCCACTGGAGCTGACCGTCTTTGAAGATGACCTCCAGCAGCCGTTGCCGCAAGGCCGGAGTTTCGCCCAGCAGTAAACGCCGCGCCACGTAGGGATAGGCCACATCCACAATCTTGAAGTCGGGATTGAGGCTGAGGGCCAACCCCTCTTGGGTGACGAGGGAACGAATAATCAGGGCAAACTTGGCGGGCACCCGGAAGGGGTAGTCGTACATCAGTTCCGAGAACTGGTCGGTGATGCTCTTGAAATTGAAGTCCCGTACCTTGGCCCCCATGGCATCTCCCAGCACCCGTTTGAGGGCGGGGATAATCGGCCCCAGTTCGGTTTCGGGGGTGAGGAAGCCCAGTTTGACAAAGGCGGTGCCCAGGCGTTCAAAATCTTGGTTAATCAGATAAACCACGGCATCCACCAGGGTTTCCTTGGTGGTCTGATCGAGCTGATCCATCATGCCAAAGTCGATGTAGGCCATGCGACCATCGGCGATGGCAAACAGGTTGCCGGGGTGGGGGTCGGCGTGGAAAAAGCCAAACTCTAGTAGTTGTCGCAGCCCGGAGGTGACGCCAATTTCAATCAGGCGGTTTTGATCCAGGTTGGCCTCGGCCATGCCCTCGGTGTCGGTGAGCTTGCGGCCTTCGATCCATTCCAGGGTAAGCACCCGGTGGCTGCTGTAGCGCCAGTAGATGACGGGCACCTTCACCGTGGGGTCGTCCTTGAAGTTGGCGGCAAAGCGCTCGGCGTTGCGGCCTTCGTTGAGGTAGTCAATTTCCTCGAAGAGCTTGATGCCAAACTCGTCCACGATCAGGGTGAGGTCGTGGCCCAGGTTGAGGGGCAGGAACCGGGCTATCCACCCCGCCGCCCAGCGCATCAGGTACAGATCGCGGCTGAGCAAGGGCCGCAGGTTGGGCCGCTGCACCTTCACCGCTACCTCTTCTCCAGAAAAGAGCCGCGCCCGGTAGACTTGGCCCAAACTCGCCGCCGCCACCGGGGCCGGGGAGATGCTGCTAAAAATTTCTTCCGGGGAGTAGCCCAGTTCCGCTTCGATAATGGCCCGGGCTAGGGGCGTGGAAAAGGGCGGAAGCTGATCCTGAAGCTTGGTCAACTCTTCCAAAAAGTCCTTCCGTACCAGGTCGGGCCGGGTGGAGAGGGCTTGCCCTACCTTGATGAAGGTTGGCCCCAGATCAATCAACACCTGCCGCAGTTGGGAGGCGCGTTTCTGGCGGTTTTGTTCCTCGCGCCGGAACCATTGGTCAAACTTCAGCCCCAGGACGAAGGTGCCCAGCCACCAGAGGATTTGCACAATCCTCGTCCCCAACGTCCACCATCGCCACCGAAACTGACGGGCAATGACGGCAGCATCATAGGCCCACAACGTATTGGGATCTTCACCAGTCACAGTATGATTGCCTCTCTTCCAGGGGATTGGAGAACGATGCCGCAGCCACGATAAGGGAGCGAAGTTGAGCGGGGAACGATCCCCAGCGTGGGAAACCGGGAAACCACTGACTCTAGTATCGGGCCTGGTTGTCTTCCGTTAAGACTAGTATAGAAAACTACAAACAAATTTATATGGATTTTTCCCGTCGATACCCTGGCTTTCCTTTTTCTCTAGAATTGACCTGAATCAATCTTGATCGTTATGACAATAGGCTGAACCAGGGATTCAAGGGCCATAGGGGACATTCGCGGCGATCACCCAATCTGTGCAATGCTCTGATCCATTGGGTGAGCCGCCATGCCCCCCAAGAGCGGGGGTTGCGAAAGGAGATCTGGGCACGGGAGGAACCTGGCGAAATCGTGCCGCGACTCCCCCCTTCGCCCACCGCGCCTAGCAGTATTGCGCTGCCTTCAAACCCACTTCGGCCAGCACCTGCTTCAGGGTGTTGGCGATCACCTCCTGGCGGGCGGCATCCAGTTCGGGGAACATAGGCAGGGACAGCACTTGATGGGCGGCGGCTTCGGCCTGGGGAAAATCGCCCGGTTTGTAGCCTAAGGACTGATACACCTCCTGAAGGTGTAGGGGAATGGGGTAATACACCATGCAGATCACCCCGGCTTCCCGCATTCGCTGCTGGATCTGGTTGCGCTCCTGGCCCTCGGCGGTGGCTCCGGCAATCCGCAGGGTGTACTGGTTCCAGACAGACTGGCCAAAGGTGGGAGCCTGGGGCAACACAATGCCCTCCACGTCGGACAGCAGGGTTGCGTAGCGTTGGGCGACAGCGGCGCGTTGCTGGTTCCACTGATCCAGGTAGCGCAGTTTGATGTCTAAAATCGCGGCCTGCACAGAATCTAGACGGCTGTTGATGCCGATGGCCGCGTGGTGGTAGCGCACTCGACTGCCGTGCTCCCGCAGCATGGTCATAGTATCGGCCAGGTTGGGATCGTTGGTGGTAATGGCTCCACCATCGCCGCAGCCGCCCAGGTTTTTGGTGGGGAAGAAACTAAAGCACCCCACATGGCCAAGGCTGCCGACAGGTTTACCCTGCCAGGTGGCCCCGGTGGCCTGGGCGCAGTCTTCAATCACCGCCAGTTGGTGACGGCTGGCAATATCTAGCAGTGGCCCCATATCCACCGGACGGCCAAACAGGTGCACGGGAATGATGGCGCGACTGCGGGGGGTAATGGCGGCAGCGATTTGGGTAATGTCGATATTGAAGGTATCGAGGTCGATATCCACAAACACGGGGGTGGCCCCTACGGCACTAATCACCTCAGCGGTGGCGATGAAGGTGAAGGGAGAGGTGATCACCTCGTCGCCGGGGCCAATGTTGAGGGCGCGGAGGGCCAGGTAGAGGGCGTCGGTACCGGAGTTGCACACCACGCAGTGGTCAGTGCCCACCGAGCGGCCAAAGGCTTCGGTAAAGGTCTTAACAATGGGGCCATTGATATACTGGCCCGACGCCAGCACCTCTGCCACTGCCGTGTTCACCTCGGCTTGGATTAGCTTGAACTGCTCCGTCAGATCAACAGGTGGAATCACGGCCCCTCGCTCACACTCACGAACATAGATAGGCTTAGTGTACCGTACAAGAAGGGCGGCCATGGGTGTGGATTAAGCGGCTGCCTTAGCGCTGGGATGGTGATCGCTGAAGGCGGGTTGAATGGTCGTGGGTTGGGGGCTGATGTATTGAGCCGTAACGAGTTGGATGATAGCCGCTGTGACTGAGTCTTTTTCCACCGACCCCGCTGATTCCCTCCATCGACAGTGGATGAACCGCTGCCTAGCATTGGCCCAGCAAGCGGCTGGGCTAACCGCCCCTAACCCCCTAGTGGGGTCGGTGATTGTGCAGGCCGGGGACGTGGTGGGGGAGGGGTTTCATCCCAAGGCCGGACAGCCCCATGCCGAGGTGTTTGCCCTGCGACAGGCTGGGGACAGGGCCAAGGGCGCAGCGCTCTACGTTAATCTGGAACCCTGCAACCACACCGGACGGACGCCCCCCTGCACCGAGGCGATTATCCAGGCAGGGATTCATCGAGTGGTGGTGGGCATGGTGGATCCTGACCCACGGGTGGCTGGCAGCGGCATTGCGCGGTTGCGTCAGGCTGGCATTGAGGTGGTTGTGGGCGTCGAAGAATGGGCCTGTCAGCGGTTGAACGAAGCGTTTGTGTGCCGCATTTTGCGCCAGCGCCCCCTTAGTCTACTGAAGTATGCCATGACCCTAGACGGCAAAATTGCCACCACGACGGGCCACAGCCAATGGGTGACGGGGCCGGAGGCAAGGGCGGCGGTGCACCAACTGCGGGCGGTGTGCGATGCGGTAGTGGTGGGCGGCAACACTGTGCGCTGCGATGATCCCCACCTCACCAGCCACGGTCACAGTGCCCATAATCCCCGCCGAGTGGTGATGAGTCGCGCCCTTGACCTGCCCGATCAGGCGCACCTGTGGGATACCTCAACGGCTCCCACAACGGTGTTTACTAGCCTCGCTGCCCCTGCGGAAAAGCGTCAACGCTTGGAGCAGGTCGGGGTTGAGGTCGTGGTCATGGATGATCTGACTCCCTTGAATGTGATGGCCCATTTGTACAAGCAAGGCTGCGCTCAGGTGCTGTGGGAATGCGGCGGCACCCTGGCGGCCCAGGCCATTCGAGATGGGGTCATCGACAAGGTTTGGGCCTTTGTGGCCCCCAAACTGGTGGGCGGTCAGGCAGCACCGACCCCCCTGGGGGATTTGGGCATCGCGGAAATGTCTGCCGCGCTGCCCCTGCACCACCTCACCTGGCGATCCCTAGGGCCAGACCTATTGATTGAGGGCTATCTAACCCCCGAACTTTGGCCGCGCGAAAAGCCTGCATCCCAGTTATAGTTCCTTGGTCGTCGCCTCACCCAGCCTCTTGCCACCGGGGAGGTAGGGTGAGTCATGGCTATGTTCTAGAAACCCCTAGGACTGGGGATAGACTCGCACTAGGGGCGACATTTCGTAGCGGAGGGAGCGCTGGTGCATGAAGCTATCGAGCACTTGGCGCATGTCGTCTTTGCTGCGGAAAGTTTCGAGGCGTTGGCGTAGTTCGCCCCCTTCAAACAGCAGCAGGGTGGGTAAATTAGACAGGCGGTAGGTATTGGCGAGGCGAAGATTTTCGTCAGCATTGATGTCTACGAGGCGAATTTGGCCTTCCCACTCTGCCTGGAAGTGATTCAGGAGGGGATTGATCATCTTGCACAGCCCGCACCAGGGAGCCCAAAAGTGGACTAATACTGGCACCTCTGAGGCTAGGACAATGGATTCAAAGGTGGCTTCGCTCACGGAGGTTGACATTGTTATAAATTCAGTATTTTTAAGGAGCTTGGTTATTAAACGTATTGTGACACTTTCCGGCCCATTCCCCACGATCTCCCGTATCCAGCTTGATCCCCTAGGGTCTATGGGATAGAGCAGTCGTGAAAAGTCTAAGGGGTGGGGGGTATGGAATCAAGGACGCAGAGCTGATATGGCCTAAGGACGCTAGAGGCTTACCCATTGAGGTTGGGATCATTGTAGATCAGGGAAGAAATGAAGTTAACCAGGGGAAATGGAATTCAACCCAGCCAGACCCCTACCTGGGCAAGGGCGTTGCCGTCGGGGGATCTCCAGGATAGTTACCGCCTGAGTTGAGGCCGTTGCTGGCAGGGCAACGTTGACCTAGGCCGTGGGGATTCTGGATTGGCTGAGGAGTGCCTGGGCTTCGGCGACAGGGAGGGGTTTGGCAAAGAAATAGCCCTGGCCGTAGTCGCAGTGTTCCTGCTTCAGCATGGTCATTTGCTCCAGGGTTTCCACTCCTTCAGCCACGACCTCCATACCCAGCTTTTTCCCTAGGGTGAGAATCGTGTGGATGATGGCTCGATCTTCGTTGCTTTTTTCTAGACGACCCACAAAAGACTTGTCCACCTTGAGGGTGTCCATGGGGAAGCGGTGCAGGTAGCTAAGGGAGGAATATCCGGTGCCAAAGTCATCAATGGCGAGCTTTAAATCCAGGGATTTCAGCTTCAGCATTAGATCAATCGCGGCATCTACATCGCCCATTACCATGCTTTCAGTGATTTCTAGCCGCACGCACTCTCCCCGCACCTGGGTTTCTTGCAGGGCCGCTTTTACCTGGCTGATGAGGTCAGACTGGCCAAACTGCCGATTGGAGAGGTTGATGCTCATGGTCAGGTGGGCGTGCTGGGGAAACATCTCGTGCCAAGCCCGCAGTTGGCGGCAGGCTTCCCAAAAGATCCACTGACCGAGGGCCATAATCAGCCCCGTTTCCTCGGCGGCAGGGATGAAGGCACTGGGCAGCACAAAGCCCCGATCCTTCTGATGCCAGCGCACCAGGGCTTCAAACCCGGCCAGTTCTCCGGTGGCAAGGCGAATGATCGGCTGATAGTAGAGCAAAAATTCTTGGTTATCCAGGGCGCTGAGCAGGTCACTCTCCAACTGAAGGCGGTTGACAGCCTCGGTTAGCATCCCCATGGCAAACACTTCAAAGCGAGACTTACCCAGGGCCTTGGCGCGATACATCGCGGTGTGGGCATCCCGCAGCAGGTCGGCGGGTTTGTGGGCCATGCCCGGTTGGCTAATGGCCATACCCATACTGATGGCGCTAGGCAACCGCTGTCCCTGGAGCAGGATCGGCTCGGAAAGCGCATACTGTAGGGCATCCATCTGCTCTCCTGCCGCTGCTTTACTGAGGTTGGCCACCATCAGGGCAAATTCGTCGCCGCCGACTCGCGCAACTCGCCCATCGAGGGGCATTTTTTGGGTGAGCCGCTTGGCGATGATGCGCAACACCTGATCCCCAGCT contains:
- a CDS encoding thioredoxin family protein; translation: MSTSVSEATFESIVLASEVPVLVHFWAPWCGLCKMINPLLNHFQAEWEGQIRLVDINADENLRLANTYRLSNLPTLLLFEGGELRQRLETFRSKDDMRQVLDSFMHQRSLRYEMSPLVRVYPQS
- a CDS encoding DegT/DnrJ/EryC1/StrS family aminotransferase, whose translation is MIPPVDLTEQFKLIQAEVNTAVAEVLASGQYINGPIVKTFTEAFGRSVGTDHCVVCNSGTDALYLALRALNIGPGDEVITSPFTFIATAEVISAVGATPVFVDIDLDTFNIDITQIAAAITPRSRAIIPVHLFGRPVDMGPLLDIASRHQLAVIEDCAQATGATWQGKPVGSLGHVGCFSFFPTKNLGGCGDGGAITTNDPNLADTMTMLREHGSRVRYHHAAIGINSRLDSVQAAILDIKLRYLDQWNQQRAAVAQRYATLLSDVEGIVLPQAPTFGQSVWNQYTLRIAGATAEGQERNQIQQRMREAGVICMVYYPIPLHLQEVYQSLGYKPGDFPQAEAAAHQVLSLPMFPELDAARQEVIANTLKQVLAEVGLKAAQYC
- a CDS encoding ABC1 kinase family protein; translation: MTGEDPNTLWAYDAAVIARQFRWRWWTLGTRIVQILWWLGTFVLGLKFDQWFRREEQNRQKRASQLRQVLIDLGPTFIKVGQALSTRPDLVRKDFLEELTKLQDQLPPFSTPLARAIIEAELGYSPEEIFSSISPAPVAAASLGQVYRARLFSGEEVAVKVQRPNLRPLLSRDLYLMRWAAGWIARFLPLNLGHDLTLIVDEFGIKLFEEIDYLNEGRNAERFAANFKDDPTVKVPVIYWRYSSHRVLTLEWIEGRKLTDTEGMAEANLDQNRLIEIGVTSGLRQLLEFGFFHADPHPGNLFAIADGRMAYIDFGMMDQLDQTTKETLVDAVVYLINQDFERLGTAFVKLGFLTPETELGPIIPALKRVLGDAMGAKVRDFNFKSITDQFSELMYDYPFRVPAKFALIIRSLVTQEGLALSLNPDFKIVDVAYPYVARRLLLGETPALRQRLLEVIFKDGQLQWQRLENMLAIARSDSNFDVLPTAGLGIRYLMSEEGLHLRRMLLLALTENDRLHTAEVQRLWDLVKEDITVDRVLEAAWGALTTYSLDQAEQLVPGVGGLRQALQV
- the ribD gene encoding bifunctional diaminohydroxyphosphoribosylaminopyrimidine deaminase/5-amino-6-(5-phosphoribosylamino)uracil reductase RibD, with the protein product MTESFSTDPADSLHRQWMNRCLALAQQAAGLTAPNPLVGSVIVQAGDVVGEGFHPKAGQPHAEVFALRQAGDRAKGAALYVNLEPCNHTGRTPPCTEAIIQAGIHRVVVGMVDPDPRVAGSGIARLRQAGIEVVVGVEEWACQRLNEAFVCRILRQRPLSLLKYAMTLDGKIATTTGHSQWVTGPEARAAVHQLRAVCDAVVVGGNTVRCDDPHLTSHGHSAHNPRRVVMSRALDLPDQAHLWDTSTAPTTVFTSLAAPAEKRQRLEQVGVEVVVMDDLTPLNVMAHLYKQGCAQVLWECGGTLAAQAIRDGVIDKVWAFVAPKLVGGQAAPTPLGDLGIAEMSAALPLHHLTWRSLGPDLLIEGYLTPELWPREKPASQL